One part of the Gossypium raimondii isolate GPD5lz chromosome 1, ASM2569854v1, whole genome shotgun sequence genome encodes these proteins:
- the LOC128040573 gene encoding G-type lectin S-receptor-like serine/threonine-protein kinase At1g11330: protein MGKTISSCLLPALISCFYLQLQFGTASDTIRASESIKDPEFIISQGGVFRLGFFSFANSTNRYVGILYNQIPVQTVVWVANRNRPLKDSSGVLTISDDGNLVVSNGKAELLWSTNVTNLVPNATTAQLLDSGNLVLNNGDNGGSSSLWESFQHPSNAFLQTMKMGVDVKTGRKVRTRSWKGPDDPSDGNFSEGLEPFNIPESVLRNNNQIYFRTGPWNGHIYIGLIEMNNVYLDGFYVVADDEGKSYYETYEYSNKSMLIYYELDYDGRFVQRKWDAGKGDWINNYLILKTDCDFYGKCGAFGICDPKKQPICRCSKGFKPRNAEEWSRGNWSSGCFRTTPLQCQRDNNNGSGGAGQSDDGFLKLKTMKAPAFPDRSSIINGECKDQCMKNCSCVAYAYDAGIGCMFWSGDLIDVQKFPTRGVDLYIRLPSSELDKGFRVIIITTVTAGIVVITISTLFLWCRIAKYKGRNKKRKQIKHQFSSENIGENPVGVKLQQLPLFNFEELATATNNFHPEKKLGQGGFGPVYKGTLDDGKEIAVKRLSKASGQGLEEFMNEVVVISKLQHRNLVRLFGCCVEAEEKILVYEFMPNKSLDAFLFDPVKQRLLDWRKRFNIIEGISRGLLYLHRDSRLRIIHRDLKASNVLLDQDLNPKISDFGMARIFGGDENQANTKRVVGTYGYMSPEYAMQGQFSEKSDVFSYGVLLLEIVSGRRNTSFYNNKDDLSLLGYAWKLWREGNIWGLVDKVILESKSYSNNEKEIWRCIHVGLLCVQEYTKDRPTISTVISMLNSEISDLNTPKQPAFTQAPQMSHDVEDRGSLNDVTLTNLDGR, encoded by the exons ATGGGTAAAACTATTAGTAGCTGCCTTTTACCAGCTTTAATATCTTGTTTTTACTTGCAGCTGCAGTTTGGCACTGCTTCAGACACCATAAGAGCATCAGAATCCATCAAAGACCCTGAATTTATAATCTCACAGGGTGGAGTTTTCCGATTGGGATTCTTCAGCTTTGCTAATTCCACCAATCGTTATGTAGGGATATTGTACAACCAAATCCCCGTACAAACTGTTGTATGGGTGGCAAATAGAAACAGGCCTCTCAAAGACTCTTCTGGGGTTCTCACCATATCAGATGATGGCAACCTTGTTGTTTCCAATGGAAAAGCTGAGCTTCTTTGGTCAACAAATGTTACGAATCTGGTTCCTAATGCAACAACTGCACAGCTTTTAGACTCTGGAAATCTTGTCCTCAATAATGGCGACAATGGAGGAAGCAGCAGCTTATGGGAGAGTTTTCAACACCCTTCTAATGCATTCCTTCAAACTATGAAGATGGGCGTTGATGTAAAAACGGGTCGTAAGGTGCGTACGAGATCATGGAAAGGCCCTGATGATCCATCTGATGGCAACTTTTCTGAAGGCCTTGAACCTTTCAACATCCCAGAGAGTGTCCTTCGGAACAATAACCAGATATATTTTCGGACTGGCCCATGGAATGGCCATATCTATATTGGtttaatagaaatgaataaCGTTTATCTTGATGGGTTTTATGTGGTTGCAGATGATGAAGGAAAAAGTTATTATGAAACTTACGAATATTCTAATAAGTCTATGTTGATATACTATGAATTAGATTATGATGGAAGATTCGTTCAACGAAAATGGGATGCGGGGAAAGGGGACTGGATAAACAATTACCTAATTCTTAAAACTGATTGTGATTTTTATGGGAAGTGTGGGGCATTCGGAATCTGCGATCCAAAGAAACAACCCATTTGCCGTTGCTCAAAGGGATTTAAGCCTAGAAATGCAGAGGAATGGAGTAGAGGTAATTGGAGTAGTGGGTGTTTTAGGACTACCCCTTTGCAGTGCCAAAGAGATAACAACAATGGCAGTGGAGGAGCAGGCCAAAGTGATGATGGGTTTTTGAAGCTGAAGACGATGAAAGCACCGGCTTTTCCAGACCGGTCATCAATAATTAACGGCGAATGCAAAGATCAATGCATGAAGAATTGTTCGTGTGTGGCTTATGCGTATGATGCTGGCATTGGTTGCATGTTTTGGAGTGGAGATTTGATTGATGTCCAGAAATTCCCCACTCGCGGAGTCGATCTTTACATTCGTCTGCCATCTTCGGAACTGG ATaaagggtttagggttattattattacaacaGTAACTGCGGGCATAGTCGTTATTACAATTTCTACACTCTTCTTATGGTGTAGAATAGCTAAATATAAAG gaagaaataaaaaacgaaAACAAATCAAACACCAGTTTTCTAGTGAAAATATTGGAGAAAATCCAGTTGGAGTTAAACTCCAGCAGCTGCCACTATTCAATTTCGAAGAACTTGCCACCGCGACCAACAACTTCCATCCCGAAAAAAAGCTAGGGCAGGGTGGTTTTGGTCCGGTTTACAAG GGAACATTAGATGATGGAAAAGAAATAGCAGTGAAGAGATTGTCAAAAGCTTCGGGGCAAGGATTGGAAGAATTTATGAACGAAGTGGTGGTTATTTCAAAGCTCCAACATCGAAACCTGGTTAGATTATTTGGGTGTTGTGTTGAAGCAGAAGAGAAGATACTCGTCTATGAGTTCATGCCCAATAAAAGTTTGGATGCTTTTCTCTTTG ATCCTGTTAAACAAAGACTCTTGGATTGGAGAAAACGCTTCAATATTATTGAAGGGATCAGTCGAGGATTGCTTTATCTTCATAGAGATTCAAGATTAAGGATTATACATAGAGATCTAAAAGCAAGTAATGTTTTACTTGACCAagatttaaatccaaaaatttcagattttgggATGGCCAGGATCTTCGGAGGTGATGAAAATCAAGCCAATACTAAAAGGGTTGTTGGAACTTA TGGTTATATGTCTCCTGAGTATGCAATGCAAGGGCAATTTTCAGAGAAATCAGATGTGTTCAGCTATGGAGTTCTACTACTAGAGATTGTTAGTGGAAGAAGAAACACAAGCTTTTACAACAATAAGGATGACCTCAGCCTCTTGGGATAT GCATGGAAATTATGGAGGGAAGGCAATATTTGGGGCTTAGTAGACAAGGTGATTTTAGAGTCGAAATCATattcaaataatgaaaaagaaatatggagATGTATACATGTTGGATTGCTCTGCGTTCAAGAATATACTAAAGATAGGCCCACTATATCTACTGTTATTTCAATGCTTAATAGTGAGATTTCAGATCTTAACACTCCAAAGCAACCTGCTTTCACTCAAGCGCCACAAATGAGCCATGATGTTGAAGATAGAGGTTCACTTAATGATGTAACTCTTACAAACCTTGATGGTCGATAA